The Methanolacinia petrolearia DSM 11571 genome has a segment encoding these proteins:
- a CDS encoding molybdopterin oxidoreductase family protein: MELKYVPTVCPFCGTGCSFSLVVKDGKVVGSAPFHRSPVCDGKTCQKGHYAYELVNSEARITTPMIKKGDELVEASWDEALAAVADGLKGVSGADIAVFASANATNEDIYALKKLASDVFKTGNFTSCAALGIDASAGTIRGIAKADCIVAVGNIFESHPLIARRIVNAKDKGAKVIAVDSFNSSMAKLADQFVKAVPGGEIEAIKEAAAFVEGSAALVLYAVGATKSEAAVAAAAKALADEKKAAFCALPAQANGRGALDIGVAPFDDVFGKEYKACYVMGEDLGPVEGGFIVVQDSFLSGTAKSANVVLPAAVYAEVDGTMTNAERRIQLVRKAQEPAEGVKANWQIVSEVAGKLGGSIAYESAEAIFNEMYGDLSYEALQKDGFVKEATAAVVAEGVAPAAVSAGGDYPFALVTGPSIWHGYGAAGTLSENCHSLVKEVPSMFVKINPVDAKALDVKKGETVTVSSEKGSIKATVRISKDLDEGVIFVPTMSMGEECICKIAGGEKAVAAKIEKEA, translated from the coding sequence ATGGAATTAAAATACGTACCTACAGTATGTCCATTCTGTGGAACAGGCTGTTCCTTCAGTCTCGTCGTCAAAGACGGCAAAGTTGTCGGATCCGCACCGTTCCACCGTTCACCCGTATGTGACGGAAAGACCTGCCAGAAAGGTCACTATGCATACGAGCTCGTGAACAGCGAAGCAAGAATCACGACCCCGATGATCAAAAAGGGCGACGAACTCGTCGAAGCATCATGGGACGAAGCACTCGCGGCAGTTGCAGACGGCCTTAAGGGCGTCTCCGGTGCGGATATCGCAGTTTTCGCATCTGCAAACGCAACAAACGAGGACATCTACGCTCTCAAGAAGCTTGCATCAGATGTATTCAAGACCGGGAACTTCACAAGCTGTGCAGCACTTGGCATCGACGCATCAGCAGGAACAATCAGGGGTATCGCGAAGGCCGACTGCATCGTCGCCGTCGGAAACATCTTCGAGTCGCACCCGCTGATTGCCCGCAGGATCGTAAACGCGAAGGACAAAGGAGCAAAGGTTATTGCAGTCGACTCCTTCAACAGCTCGATGGCAAAACTTGCAGACCAGTTCGTAAAGGCCGTACCCGGCGGAGAGATCGAGGCAATCAAGGAAGCAGCAGCATTTGTCGAAGGCAGCGCTGCATTAGTTCTCTACGCAGTCGGCGCAACAAAGAGCGAGGCAGCAGTCGCAGCAGCCGCAAAGGCTCTTGCAGACGAGAAGAAGGCAGCATTCTGTGCACTTCCCGCCCAGGCAAACGGCCGCGGAGCACTCGATATCGGTGTCGCACCTTTCGATGACGTATTCGGAAAGGAATACAAGGCCTGTTACGTAATGGGCGAGGATCTCGGACCCGTCGAAGGCGGATTCATAGTAGTCCAGGACTCGTTCCTGTCCGGAACCGCAAAGTCTGCAAACGTCGTTCTTCCCGCAGCAGTATATGCAGAAGTCGACGGAACCATGACCAACGCAGAGCGCCGCATCCAGCTCGTACGCAAGGCACAGGAGCCTGCCGAGGGCGTAAAGGCAAACTGGCAGATCGTCTCCGAAGTTGCAGGAAAGCTCGGCGGATCGATTGCATACGAATCTGCAGAAGCGATCTTCAACGAAATGTATGGCGACCTTTCATACGAAGCACTCCAGAAGGACGGATTCGTTAAAGAGGCAACAGCCGCAGTAGTCGCAGAAGGTGTTGCACCCGCAGCAGTCTCTGCAGGCGGCGACTATCCGTTCGCACTTGTAACAGGACCCTCGATCTGGCACGGCTACGGCGCAGCAGGCACACTCTCTGAGAACTGCCACTCGCTCGTTAAGGAAGTTCCCTCGATGTTCGTGAAGATCAACCCCGTCGACGCAAAGGCACTCGATGTCAAGAAGGGCGAGACGGTCACTGTCTCAAGCGAGAAGGGAAGCATCAAAGCGACGGTCAGGATCTCTAAGGATCTCGACGAGGGAGTAATCTTCGTCCCGACCATGAGCATGGGCGAAGAATGCATCTGCAAGATTGCAGGCGGAGAAAAGGCAGTAGCTGCAAAGATTGAGAAGGAGGCCTGA
- a CDS encoding TOBE domain-containing protein: MKYSARNALKGKVKEIEIGQVAAEVVIELPGGAQVVSMITKESVDNLGLKVGKEAYAIIKASNVILGVD; this comes from the coding sequence ATGAAATACAGTGCAAGAAATGCCTTAAAGGGCAAAGTAAAAGAGATCGAGATTGGACAGGTTGCAGCTGAAGTAGTAATCGAGCTTCCGGGCGGAGCACAGGTGGTCTCCATGATCACAAAAGAGTCCGTCGACAACCTCGGGCTTAAAGTCGGAAAGGAAGCCTATGCTATAATCAAAGCAAGCAACGTCATTCTCGGCGTCGACTAA
- a CDS encoding hydantoinase/oxoprolinase family protein has product MSDIIGIDVGGANLKVFEDNTVTIHYCPMWQEAPITEILEPYSGKKAAVVMSGELADGFANKKEGIKFIVESVKRAIPCSLFYGTDGGFHDGPTSILAAANWLASADFLRERYPDQVLVDLGSTTTDIIPLNSFGALKGMRDLDRLRKGYLVYTGTLRSTVPSLLRSVSVNGYDTLVSSEYFAQSADVHLVLGNIDEADYTVPTPDVAATSYEASLQRLSRVVCSDLEEIGESGALEIAKAFYMEQMNLIKEQVERVMDETGSSGIIAAGIGSHIISKLFDCIDLSCEPGIYPDALPAQAVCEVAKRTGIF; this is encoded by the coding sequence TTGAGTGACATTATTGGAATAGACGTGGGCGGCGCCAACCTGAAGGTTTTCGAGGATAATACAGTCACGATTCATTACTGTCCTATGTGGCAGGAGGCCCCGATTACGGAGATCCTCGAACCTTATTCGGGAAAGAAGGCGGCCGTGGTTATGAGCGGCGAGCTTGCCGATGGTTTTGCGAACAAAAAAGAAGGCATAAAATTTATTGTCGAATCCGTGAAGAGAGCGATTCCCTGTTCGCTCTTCTACGGGACCGACGGTGGTTTCCACGATGGTCCTACTTCCATCCTTGCTGCTGCAAACTGGCTGGCATCTGCGGATTTCCTCAGGGAGAGATACCCGGATCAGGTTCTTGTCGATCTCGGGAGCACGACGACCGACATAATTCCGCTCAACTCATTCGGGGCCCTGAAGGGGATGAGAGATCTCGACCGCCTGAGGAAGGGCTATCTCGTGTATACCGGAACCCTGCGGTCGACGGTCCCCTCGCTCCTGAGATCGGTGTCCGTCAACGGCTACGACACTCTTGTGAGCAGCGAATATTTCGCCCAGAGTGCGGACGTTCATCTCGTCCTCGGCAATATTGATGAAGCCGACTATACTGTACCAACCCCGGACGTTGCTGCGACATCCTACGAAGCGTCGCTCCAGAGGCTTTCGCGGGTTGTATGCTCGGATCTCGAGGAGATTGGCGAGTCAGGCGCCCTTGAGATCGCAAAGGCGTTTTACATGGAGCAGATGAATCTCATAAAAGAGCAGGTTGAAAGAGTAATGGATGAGACCGGGTCATCGGGAATAATCGCAGCCGGGATCGGCTCTCATATCATATCCAAATTATTCGACTGCATCGATCTCTCCTGCGAGCCGGGGATATATCCCGATGCCCTCCCTGCGCAGGCCGTATGCGAGGTGGCTAAACGAACCGGTATATTCTGA
- a CDS encoding ATP-grasp domain-containing protein, producing MINPKGMKALIAEYTVFNDPGLAPEGRAMLRVLSESFESCGYEVLSPEKGDFAEEIGRLAPECDVGLVIAPDDILWRFTKIVEDNTRNIGCGSLNIALCSNKRRTGEVLSSQGIAVPKEIDEGVRLIKRINGVDGQNMRLADEEPGKGEFGQEFIEGDNISVSLVGGRVTGDTCLSYSGKGPVVLSVNRQYIERDGNRFFYRGGETPVDHPRKDEIIETAIKSLNVLGCQGYTGVDVIVADDIYVVDVNPRPTTSLVGICAVMEEEIAEILVESSKGNVPGSVHLNGRVSFDTKGVVKRLE from the coding sequence ATGATCAATCCTAAAGGAATGAAGGCGCTCATTGCCGAATATACCGTATTCAACGATCCCGGCCTTGCACCGGAGGGAAGAGCGATGCTTAGGGTGCTCAGCGAGAGTTTCGAAAGCTGCGGGTATGAAGTCCTGTCTCCCGAGAAGGGGGACTTTGCAGAGGAGATCGGGCGTCTGGCTCCCGAATGTGATGTGGGGCTTGTAATCGCACCGGACGACATACTCTGGCGGTTCACGAAGATCGTTGAGGACAATACGAGAAATATCGGGTGCGGCAGCCTGAATATTGCGCTCTGCTCGAACAAGCGCCGGACGGGCGAAGTGCTTTCTTCGCAGGGAATCGCGGTTCCGAAAGAGATAGACGAAGGTGTCAGGCTCATTAAAAGGATCAACGGTGTCGACGGGCAGAATATGCGGCTGGCGGACGAAGAACCCGGAAAGGGTGAGTTCGGGCAGGAGTTCATCGAAGGCGACAATATCAGCGTAAGTCTCGTCGGCGGGCGTGTCACCGGGGACACCTGCCTCTCGTACTCCGGAAAGGGGCCGGTCGTCCTCTCGGTCAACAGGCAGTATATAGAAAGGGATGGGAACAGGTTCTTTTATAGGGGCGGGGAGACACCCGTCGATCACCCGCGGAAAGACGAGATCATAGAAACCGCGATTAAGTCCCTGAATGTCCTCGGGTGCCAGGGCTACACGGGCGTCGATGTTATAGTGGCCGACGATATATATGTCGTTGACGTGAACCCCCGGCCGACAACGAGCCTTGTCGGGATCTGTGCGGTCATGGAGGAAGAGATTGCCGAAATTCTCGTGGAGTCATCTAAAGGCAATGTACCCGGTTCAGTTCACCTGAACGGCCGGGTCTCGTTCGATACTAAAGGTGTGGTGAAGAGACTTGAGTGA
- a CDS encoding bifunctional metallophosphatase/5'-nucleotidase, which produces MQKSSGLKSVFFFTFILVIVAVFLSSFVLGVAFDGNIGSSGSGYSGGLRVLTTPDIHSHLFPMNDNDTGTRIGRIAALADTLGEENDDTLYLFAGDLGEGGFYNMYSGVPEAKAYSMAGIDATVLGNHAFDFPVSVLNQWVTNASYPILCANMDFTDTELNGSIKDYVILDVAGAKVGVFGIITPQLGKVTEIPDGVILYENISSIAESVIDDLEEQGVDVIIALTHQYGDEDIELAESVAGIDLIIGGHDHLVWNETVIAPDGNKTLIVHAGKYGEETDSVDLTFSNGKIAGTSIGRYEITEELPDDQEITSFVMPYYVNYTAGLSGPIGETLVPLDATENIKAGEMNIGDLVADIMRKDVPGVDIAFINSGSFRGDCIVPAGNISYLTLETLLPFEDIVIKIRMTGQEIKDTLERSASALVAAGDESDSESRVPSGGFLQLSGVRFDLNMSGEPFSADFDTGTVLYAGNRIENLTVVTESGMVPVDPAAFYVVAVNDYIADGGDGYSNLEAIPGDMKTNTGIYLVNLLATDIEENSPISPGTDGRIRILR; this is translated from the coding sequence ATGCAGAAATCTTCCGGCCTGAAATCCGTATTTTTCTTTACTTTCATACTGGTAATAGTAGCAGTTTTCCTCTCGTCATTCGTTTTGGGTGTCGCGTTCGACGGGAATATCGGTTCATCGGGATCGGGTTATTCGGGGGGTTTACGGGTGCTCACGACTCCGGATATACATTCCCATCTATTCCCGATGAACGATAACGATACGGGAACAAGGATCGGCAGGATTGCCGCACTTGCCGATACTCTCGGGGAAGAAAACGACGATACCCTGTATCTGTTTGCAGGAGATCTCGGCGAGGGAGGGTTCTACAATATGTACTCCGGCGTCCCGGAGGCGAAGGCATACTCTATGGCAGGAATCGATGCGACGGTTCTCGGGAATCATGCATTCGACTTCCCTGTTTCAGTTCTGAACCAATGGGTTACGAATGCGTCGTATCCCATACTCTGCGCCAACATGGATTTCACTGATACGGAGCTGAACGGGAGTATAAAAGATTACGTGATTCTCGATGTCGCAGGTGCGAAGGTCGGGGTTTTCGGGATCATTACGCCCCAGCTCGGAAAAGTGACCGAAATACCTGACGGCGTGATCCTGTATGAAAACATCTCCTCGATCGCGGAATCGGTGATTGATGATCTTGAAGAGCAGGGCGTCGATGTGATTATCGCCCTCACCCACCAGTACGGCGACGAGGATATCGAACTTGCGGAGTCAGTGGCGGGAATTGATCTGATAATCGGCGGCCACGATCACCTTGTCTGGAACGAGACGGTCATCGCTCCTGACGGGAATAAGACCCTGATTGTCCATGCGGGAAAGTACGGCGAGGAGACCGATTCCGTCGATCTCACGTTCAGCAATGGAAAAATCGCCGGAACATCGATCGGCCGGTACGAAATAACCGAAGAACTGCCTGACGATCAGGAGATAACTTCGTTTGTAATGCCTTATTATGTAAATTATACCGCCGGTCTCTCGGGGCCGATCGGTGAAACCCTTGTCCCTCTCGATGCTACGGAGAACATAAAGGCCGGCGAGATGAATATCGGCGATCTTGTTGCGGATATAATGAGGAAAGATGTTCCAGGTGTGGATATTGCGTTTATCAATTCCGGTTCATTCCGCGGGGACTGCATAGTCCCTGCAGGGAATATATCGTATCTTACTTTGGAGACGCTTCTCCCGTTCGAGGATATCGTCATAAAGATCAGGATGACCGGGCAGGAGATTAAGGATACCCTTGAAAGGTCTGCATCGGCGCTTGTTGCCGCCGGTGATGAGAGTGATAGTGAAAGCAGGGTCCCGTCGGGGGGATTTTTGCAGTTATCGGGAGTAAGATTTGATCTCAATATGAGCGGCGAGCCTTTTTCCGCAGATTTTGATACGGGAACCGTGCTTTACGCAGGAAACAGGATCGAAAATCTCACGGTCGTGACTGAATCCGGGATGGTGCCGGTCGATCCTGCTGCGTTCTATGTCGTTGCCGTAAACGACTATATTGCAGACGGGGGCGACGGTTATTCGAATCTTGAGGCTATTCCCGGAGACATGAAAACGAATACCGGGATCTACCTGGTCAACCTTCTTGCGACCGATATCGAAGAGAATTCTCCGATCTCCCCGGGGACCGACGGAAGGATCAGGATTCTGCGATAA
- a CDS encoding bifunctional metallophosphatase/5'-nucleotidase: MKESSGLKSVTVIGLLLVVILLIFSVFVLENAFSGSDEGNAEDIAGYSGNLRVLTTPDIHSHLFSMSENDTGTRIGRIGALAETLGEKNEDTIYLFAGDLGEGGFYHMYSGVPEAGAYSMAGIDAAVLGNHAFDFNNSLLKVWATNASFPILCANIDFSDDVLNETVKDYVILDSGDAKIGVFGILLPQLGEFVEIPGGVVIYENTTAIAESVVKELEDQDVDVIIALTHQYEDEDVELAESVSGIDLIIGGHDHLVWNRTVTAPDGSSTLIVHAGKYGEETDSVDLVFENGEVTGTSIERYQITEDMPVDPEITSFIMPYYENYTSSLSEPIGKTLVPLDATYETIRTNESNAGDLITDAIRTNVPGVDIALINSGSIRGDCIIPAGEMSYLTLETLLPFENMIVTVQMTGDEVKDTLERSASAIVFPGEEEGNVHKLSSGGFLQVSGVRFDINSSGESFTADFNNDTIISKGDRIENLTVVTTDGIAPIDPDAVYTVAVNDYLAGGGNGYTNIRAISDDKKVNTEINVIGLLASDIEENSPISPECDGRIRVLG; encoded by the coding sequence ATGAAAGAGTCCTCCGGTTTAAAATCTGTTACTGTAATTGGTCTGCTGCTTGTTGTCATTCTGCTCATATTTTCAGTATTTGTTTTGGAAAACGCATTCAGTGGTAGTGATGAGGGGAATGCAGAAGATATCGCAGGGTATTCCGGCAATCTGAGAGTACTTACAACCCCGGATATTCACAGTCATCTGTTTTCCATGAGCGAAAATGACACGGGAACAAGGATCGGGCGTATAGGTGCCCTCGCCGAAACTCTCGGGGAAAAGAACGAAGACACTATCTATCTCTTCGCGGGCGATCTCGGCGAAGGAGGGTTTTATCATATGTACTCCGGGGTTCCGGAAGCTGGGGCCTATTCGATGGCCGGGATTGACGCCGCTGTTTTGGGGAATCATGCGTTCGATTTCAATAATTCTCTTCTTAAGGTATGGGCTACGAATGCATCATTTCCGATACTGTGCGCGAATATCGATTTCAGCGATGACGTGCTGAATGAAACGGTGAAGGATTACGTAATTCTTGATTCCGGTGATGCAAAGATTGGTGTGTTCGGGATTCTGCTCCCCCAGCTTGGAGAGTTCGTCGAAATTCCGGGTGGAGTGGTGATCTATGAAAACACGACGGCCATTGCAGAATCCGTTGTGAAGGAGCTTGAAGACCAGGATGTCGATGTGATTATTGCACTCACCCACCAGTATGAGGATGAGGACGTCGAACTTGCAGAGTCCGTTTCAGGAATCGACCTGATAATCGGCGGCCACGATCATCTTGTATGGAACAGGACCGTGACTGCCCCTGACGGCAGCAGTACGCTGATAGTCCATGCAGGCAAATACGGTGAAGAGACCGATTCCGTCGATCTGGTATTCGAGAACGGTGAGGTGACCGGTACATCGATAGAACGGTATCAAATAACGGAGGATATGCCGGTCGACCCGGAGATTACATCGTTTATAATGCCTTATTACGAGAATTATACTTCCAGCCTTTCGGAGCCTATCGGAAAAACTCTCGTACCTCTGGATGCTACGTATGAAACTATAAGAACAAACGAGTCAAATGCCGGTGATCTTATCACGGATGCAATACGCACGAATGTGCCCGGTGTCGATATTGCACTTATCAACTCGGGTTCCATACGCGGAGACTGCATTATTCCCGCAGGAGAGATGTCATACCTTACGCTCGAGACCCTTCTCCCCTTCGAGAACATGATCGTGACTGTTCAGATGACCGGGGACGAGGTTAAGGATACTCTTGAACGCTCGGCGTCGGCGATTGTTTTTCCCGGGGAAGAGGAAGGCAATGTGCATAAATTATCTTCCGGCGGATTTTTGCAGGTTTCGGGCGTCAGGTTTGATATTAATTCAAGCGGGGAGTCTTTTACTGCCGATTTTAATAATGATACGATAATCTCGAAGGGAGACCGTATCGAGAATCTGACTGTCGTAACCACGGACGGGATTGCCCCCATAGATCCGGATGCCGTATACACAGTCGCCGTAAATGATTACCTGGCCGGCGGCGGCAATGGGTACACGAATATCAGGGCGATCTCCGATGACAAAAAAGTGAATACCGAGATCAATGTAATCGGTCTTCTTGCAAGCGATATCGAAGAAAATTCTCCGATCTCTCCTGAGTGCGACGGAAGGATTCGGGTTTTGGGATAA
- a CDS encoding agmatine deiminase family protein, producing MNTNNNIRWRFPGEFEEQEAVWIGWLSKEYVIGYYTDDVFVQIVGELVRRIKTVICVPDDARKLRVQNILKENDIPSENISYYVQPFTMLYWRDFGPIFVVNDEGGKRIIDFGFNCWGYFPECDTQSRMMERIDRDVAEYLGLESVMTRLIGEGGDREFNGKGTLLVTEACEFQRNPNLAREEFEKEFERLFGVTNVIWLKQGTVEDDRYDESALPGPDGKGIAFRSASANNHMDEYCRFVSADTIILAEVTEEEALIDPVAAENRRRMEVNYEILKNSVDQDGNPFNIVRMPVPDMLYFTATPEDEAYNSIADSYCSRDGTVFPVGEPVKIVPAQSYCNFLITNGLVLGQKYYTGGVGMPESLKEKDMKAEEILRSLFPERDVVMVNTIAINFGGGGIHCSTQQEPKA from the coding sequence ATGAATACGAACAATAATATCAGATGGCGCTTCCCGGGGGAGTTCGAAGAACAGGAGGCCGTATGGATCGGCTGGCTCTCCAAAGAATACGTGATAGGATATTATACGGACGATGTCTTCGTTCAGATTGTCGGAGAGCTTGTGCGGAGGATAAAAACGGTTATCTGCGTCCCCGACGATGCCCGGAAGCTGCGTGTGCAGAATATCCTGAAGGAGAACGATATCCCTTCGGAAAATATCTCTTATTACGTTCAGCCGTTTACGATGCTCTACTGGAGGGACTTCGGCCCGATCTTTGTCGTGAATGATGAGGGCGGGAAGAGAATCATCGATTTCGGGTTCAACTGCTGGGGGTATTTCCCGGAATGTGACACCCAGTCGAGGATGATGGAAAGGATCGACAGGGACGTTGCGGAATATCTCGGCCTTGAAAGCGTGATGACGAGGCTCATCGGCGAAGGAGGGGATCGTGAGTTCAACGGCAAAGGCACCCTGCTAGTAACCGAGGCCTGCGAGTTCCAGAGGAATCCCAATCTCGCCCGCGAAGAGTTCGAAAAGGAGTTCGAGCGCCTGTTCGGGGTTACAAACGTGATCTGGCTGAAGCAGGGAACGGTCGAAGACGACAGGTATGACGAGTCGGCTCTTCCCGGACCGGACGGGAAGGGCATAGCGTTCAGGAGCGCCTCTGCGAACAATCACATGGACGAGTACTGCCGGTTCGTATCGGCCGACACTATTATTCTTGCCGAAGTTACCGAAGAAGAGGCCTTGATCGATCCCGTTGCAGCGGAGAACAGGAGGCGGATGGAGGTTAATTATGAAATCCTCAAAAACTCCGTCGACCAGGACGGAAACCCGTTCAATATCGTTCGGATGCCTGTTCCTGATATGCTTTATTTCACTGCAACGCCTGAAGACGAGGCGTACAACAGTATTGCCGATTCATATTGCTCCCGCGACGGAACGGTATTTCCCGTTGGAGAGCCGGTGAAGATCGTTCCTGCACAGAGCTACTGCAATTTCCTGATAACAAACGGTCTTGTTCTCGGGCAGAAATATTACACGGGGGGCGTGGGTATGCCCGAATCCCTTAAAGAGAAGGATATGAAGGCGGAAGAGATCCTGAGATCGCTCTTCCCGGAGAGGGACGTCGTTATGGTGAATACGATCGCGATCAACTTCGGCGGAGGCGGAATCCACTGTTCGACACAGCAGGAGCCAAAGGCCTGA
- a CDS encoding CARDB domain-containing protein: MVFVIPCISAAETVQYSQSGQNMSSDRFVVSDFTITSERPEIYPGDTLEMSYVITSEGFYDRLISLPKGLYFTALDPDGNLVEAGKAYTGQFISPGDSIIMKARLTVDKPGTWRIWPSYTIQNKNGIVQYNPEEWAAADIYVEEEDIPLADLTIIEAGTAGTGENGDGLRFYYIVKNTGPLDANTTVSGILLNDEDMGIGNPVGILPAGESQKVFFTLSNVSKGDKITIVLDAAETEDELDEENNDWSFAVNLKNDVSKTSDAADSSAVVSEEPDQSSNQTSSVVYYPATTAVCCDVTAQFIILGIIAVLMSVFSFALGYYYCQSKKCENELGWMYAKIKRLEAGETIDHSYIKADEVLPDEDIAEAEVVLKGKSGKEDSGDKEKPEEEKTEESVDVGTGDKEDKKE, translated from the coding sequence ATGGTTTTTGTTATCCCGTGCATATCCGCTGCAGAAACCGTCCAGTATTCCCAGTCAGGGCAGAATATGTCATCAGACCGGTTTGTAGTGAGTGATTTTACAATAACATCCGAAAGACCCGAGATATATCCAGGCGACACTCTCGAAATGTCCTATGTAATTACATCGGAAGGATTTTACGACAGGCTGATCAGTCTTCCGAAAGGCCTTTACTTTACAGCACTTGATCCCGACGGCAATCTTGTAGAGGCGGGAAAGGCGTATACCGGCCAGTTCATCTCTCCCGGTGATTCGATTATAATGAAGGCAAGACTGACGGTTGACAAACCCGGAACCTGGAGGATCTGGCCTTCATACACTATCCAGAACAAAAACGGCATAGTCCAGTATAATCCTGAAGAATGGGCTGCTGCCGACATATACGTAGAAGAGGAAGACATACCCCTCGCGGATCTCACGATTATAGAGGCGGGAACGGCAGGGACCGGTGAGAACGGAGACGGCCTGAGATTTTATTACATTGTTAAAAACACCGGACCCCTTGATGCAAATACTACGGTGAGCGGAATACTGCTCAACGATGAGGATATGGGCATCGGGAATCCTGTCGGAATCCTCCCTGCAGGCGAATCGCAGAAGGTCTTCTTTACGCTCTCTAATGTCTCGAAAGGCGATAAGATAACTATCGTTCTTGATGCGGCAGAGACCGAGGACGAACTTGACGAGGAGAATAACGACTGGTCGTTTGCTGTCAATCTCAAGAACGATGTCTCCAAGACATCCGACGCTGCGGATTCCTCTGCTGTAGTTTCCGAAGAACCTGACCAGAGTTCGAACCAGACGAGCAGTGTCGTCTACTATCCTGCCACGACTGCGGTGTGCTGCGATGTCACGGCCCAGTTCATTATTCTCGGTATAATTGCAGTTCTTATGAGCGTGTTCTCTTTCGCACTCGGCTATTATTACTGCCAGTCGAAGAAGTGCGAGAACGAACTCGGGTGGATGTACGCGAAGATCAAGAGGCTGGAAGCCGGGGAGACTATCGATCACAGCTACATAAAGGCTGATGAGGTTCTGCCTGACGAGGATATCGCTGAGGCGGAAGTGGTCCTGAAAGGGAAATCAGGAAAGGAAGATTCAGGCGATAAGGAGAAACCTGAGGAAGAAAAGACCGAAGAATCCGTTGACGTGGGAACCGGCGATAAGGAAGATAAGAAGGAATAG
- the surE gene encoding 5'/3'-nucleotidase SurE, translating into MKPKVLLTNDDGVTSAGLWAAYDALTSIADVTVVAPSTQQSAVGRSISIFEPIRATKIRINGVEAYSVGGKPTDSVIIGIYALGIKPDLVVSGINIGENLSFESIMTSGTVGAALEAANHGFPAVAFSLQVEDQADKFDDPFYFDSSFDESKEMVRNICGNVFEGGFPENMDLINVNIPKKVTAGIEITRLAEKLFETGVEKRLDPRGKPYYWINGPLYDEAEDGTDVNAVANGRVSVTPITLDSTAFKGMESLKKLLRT; encoded by the coding sequence ATGAAACCCAAAGTCCTGCTTACAAACGACGACGGAGTAACATCCGCCGGCCTGTGGGCCGCATATGATGCACTCACCTCAATCGCCGATGTCACGGTCGTGGCTCCCTCCACGCAGCAGAGCGCCGTCGGCCGCTCGATATCCATCTTCGAGCCGATCAGGGCGACGAAGATCAGGATAAACGGAGTAGAAGCATATTCCGTCGGGGGAAAACCGACCGATTCGGTGATAATTGGAATATATGCGCTTGGAATAAAGCCGGACCTTGTCGTTTCGGGCATAAACATAGGCGAAAACCTCTCGTTCGAATCCATTATGACCTCGGGCACGGTAGGAGCTGCGCTCGAAGCCGCAAACCACGGTTTCCCTGCAGTTGCATTCTCGCTCCAGGTAGAGGACCAGGCAGATAAATTCGACGATCCGTTCTACTTCGACAGCAGTTTCGACGAGTCAAAAGAGATGGTCCGGAATATTTGCGGAAATGTCTTTGAAGGCGGTTTCCCGGAGAACATGGATCTTATCAATGTAAATATCCCGAAAAAAGTTACCGCCGGAATAGAGATTACAAGGCTTGCAGAGAAGCTCTTCGAGACTGGTGTCGAGAAACGCCTCGACCCGCGTGGGAAGCCTTATTACTGGATCAACGGGCCTCTCTACGACGAGGCTGAAGATGGAACTGATGTAAACGCTGTTGCAAATGGCAGGGTTTCGGTCACACCGATCACTCTTGATTCAACTGCTTTTAAAGGAATGGAGTCGCTGAAAAAACTGCTAAGGACATAA